ctaatggatcgggggccgtcgaggggtgccccAGAAGCTGCCTTGTTGACCTTTGTTCAAGAAAGTGACATATTGTAGATCTTTCTTACACTAAACTTTCCACTGGCTTGCTCATTTTTCATGGAACTTTCTTACAAAATCCCGATTTATGTGAGCCTAACTCCCATGAATTGCGAAAGCAGGTGGGCACCCTCATGATCTAATGTTTGACGTGCATTGAGCTTGCATGAACCGGGACTTTGCATTCGACACTTGCTCATTTTTATTGTcggaacaaaaaagagaaagaggccAAAAGCCGCGCCTTCTCGGAACTCATTTTGGGTTACACAGATGGAATCCCTGATAGAATGAAGCTAGCACCACACATCTGATAATCAAAGAACTAATCAATCATATGCAATGACAAGAAAATTCAGTGCATAAGGAGTTGGCAGAGTAGCTTTCGATCACATGAGCTCGTTTATTGGATTCAGCAAGTCCCAAAACAGGAACTGCAATATCATACAAGTGACAAACAAAAACACGAACATGACCACATATGGTAAACGAGACTAATGATTTGTAGCTAACACGCATGACCACATATCTTGATAACTACTTATCATGATCTCCACCGTACGAGAAGGGGACGCAGGGCTCAGCAACCATGATCAAGGGAGTCTTCCTCCTGGAAGTGATCCCGAAAGTCTCAGACATGTCCAGGTCTTGCGCCTTAACCCCATCGGCCAGAGACCAATCGAAGTGGTACAAGAGCTGAGCCAAGGGGAGCTCGATGTTTGCAATCCCGAAGTTGATCCCGGGACAGATCCTCCTCCCGCCACCGAAGGGTATGTACTCAAAGCTCGACCCTCGGAAATCAACCGATGAGTTCAGGAACCTCTCAGGCACAAACGATTCGGGGTCAGACCAGAACTCGGGGTCTCTCCCCACTGCGTACGTgttgatcacaatcttggtCTTCTTGGGGATCTCGTAGCCGTTGATCGTGCACGCCTCTCGCGACTCTCGGGCCATGAGCGGGCCCGGCGAGTGCATCCTCAGGGTCTCCTTGACGACATGCTTCAGGTACTCGAGGCCCTGGATGTCCTGCTCCCGGACCTGGGTCTTTCCCTTGAGGACGGCTCGGACCTCGGCCTGCGCCTTCTCCATCACTCGGGGGTTCCTCAGCATCTCCGAGAAGGCCCACTCTATGGTCGTCGAGGATGTGTCTGACCCAGCAGAAAATATTTCCTACACAAAATACAAAGAacggattgattttatatttcaGAAGGATGTCCTTAAAAAGTacaagaaagataaaagtgCCACGTGATATTAAGCCTGTAACGTAGCAATATCACATAAAAATCAGTTTATACCGAATGATACGACAAGACACAATTGATGTTAACTGAAATATCGGTTTACATTTTGCATGATATTGGACATTTAAATAAGATGATAGTGTGCTTAGAATGACGAATCCTCGGCCGTAGCTATATGTAGTTGTACTTGATCAAGGCAGTGTCGCCTCATCGAGATGGTCAAACTTGGACTCGAAGGTTCTTTGCAGATTTGAAtcagtgtgtgtgtgtgtgtacacaaaatattatatttttctgagCAAAACTGTATATGGGATCACTTCAAATCTCGTGGAAACTTCAGTGCAAACTCTTGACCTGGGAATAGTAAAAAAACTAACAAGGGGAGATCTCTTTCATCCACCATGTGATAAATTCCTGGGATACATCTTGAGAATATTAGGGTTTTATGGATGTGATCATCATGTTTTCTATCATGAATGCATTTTAGACGATCCATTTTGCCGTTGAAATTCTTGGAAGCCAACTGTATACTGATTAATAAGAGCTccttttttgctaatttaaataGGTAATTAAATtactcaaattaaatattttgtaGCGAGTATGAAATCCTTATGTTAACATGCTTAAAAGGACTACTAACTAGAGCTAGTAGCCTCTTCCATTCCTTCACATAGAGCAGAAAATCTATGGGTGTAGACATAGCCCATGCATATATAAAAGCTCAGGCAGAAA
This region of Eucalyptus grandis isolate ANBG69807.140 chromosome 8, ASM1654582v1, whole genome shotgun sequence genomic DNA includes:
- the LOC104417833 gene encoding cytochrome P450 71D95, producing the protein MEIFSAGSDTSSTTIEWAFSEMLRNPRVMEKAQAEVRAVLKGKTQVREQDIQGLEYLKHVVKETLRMHSPGPLMARESREACTINGYEIPKKTKIVINTYAVGRDPEFWSDPESFVPERFLNSSVDFRGSSFEYIPFGGGRRICPGINFGIANIELPLAQLLYHFDWSLADGVKAQDLDMSETFGITSRRKTPLIMVAEPCVPFSYGGDHDK